In Quercus robur chromosome 11, dhQueRobu3.1, whole genome shotgun sequence, the following proteins share a genomic window:
- the LOC126705131 gene encoding TMV resistance protein N-like — translation MATQATSSSPSSTSSSSSSSSCPRWKCHVFLNFCGVDTRKNFTDHLYIALKQKGIITFWDDEKLERGKYISPELLKAIEESKYAIIVLSTNYASSRWCLTELAKNFECMKKAKLTILPVFYHVDPSDVRNREALLLKPLQNMRKIPELTHKMCKCGKLL, via the coding sequence ATGGCCACTCAAGCAACTTCCTCCTCCCCCTCTTcaacatcttcatcttcttcttcttcttcttgcccTCGATGGAAATGCCATGTGTTTCTCAATTTTTGTGGTGTTGACACTCGCAAGAATTTCACAGATCATCTTTATATTGCTTTGAAACAAAAGGGTATTATCACTTTTTGGGATGATGAGAAACTTGAGCGAGGAAAGTATATTTCCCCAGAGCTCTTGAAAGCAATAGAAGAGTCCAAGTATGCTATCATTGTTCTCTCAACAAACTATGCTTCTTCAAGGTGGTGCTTAACTGAACtagcaaaaaattttgaatgcaTGAAAAAGGCCAAATTGACAATTTTGCCTGTCTTTTATCATGTGGATCCTTCTGACGTAAGGAACCGAGAGGCACTCTTGCTAAAGCCTTTGCAAAACATGAGGAAGATACCAGAGTTAACACATAAGATGTGCAAGTGTGGAAAGCTGCTTTAA